The following proteins are co-located in the Gossypium hirsutum isolate 1008001.06 chromosome A02, Gossypium_hirsutum_v2.1, whole genome shotgun sequence genome:
- the LOC107931645 gene encoding cytochrome P450 81Q32: protein MYETLFYSLLLSPFLLLAITKLLKHAILTSHINLPPSPLALPILGHLHLLKQPLHRTLYNLSKCHGPIFSLRFGSHPVVVLSSPSAVEDCFGKNDLVLANRPRLALGKYVGYNSTGLGLSPYGPHWRNLRRLVTLDLFSSSSLNASTGIRRDEVKLSLRKLYQVSACGNFIKVEMKSMFSELVFNIVMRLVAGKRYYGGGDEASGIEEAKEFRELIEELCELAVSSYPGDFLPVLQWIDYNGHIKRLKKAGRKADKFLQGLVDEHRSNKDAFKKKNTMLCHLLTLQESEPEYYTDETIKALILVMLNAGTDTTAVTLEWAMSNLLNHHEILQKARNELDTQVGQEHLIEEIDLPKLQYLKNIISETLRLYPATPLLVPHFSSNHCTLGGYDISPNTIVFVNAWAIQRDSSLWEDSTSFKPEKFESDDKEGDAFPKLLPFGMGRRACPGMGLANRVLGLVLGSLIQCFEWKRVSEKRIDMNEGKGLTMPEVEPLEAMCKPRSITSKVF, encoded by the exons ATGTATGAAACCTTGTTCTATTCCTTGCTTTTATCTCCATTTCTCCTTTTAGCCATCACCAAGCTCTTAAAACATGCAATATTAACAAGCCACATAAACCTTCCACCAAGCCCTTTGGCTCTCCCAATTCTAGGCCATCTCCATCTCCTCAAACAACCCCTTCACCGAACCCTTTATAATCTCTCGAAATGCCACGGCCCGATCTTCTCTCTCCGATTCGGTTCCCACCCTGTCGTCGTCCTATCATCTCCCTCCGCGGTCGAAGACTGTTTCGGCAAAAACGATTTAGTTTTAGCCAACCGACCTCGTCTCGCATTAGGCAAGTACGTTGGCTACAATTCAACCGGTCTCGGCTTGTCACCCTATGGTCCTCATTGGCGCAACCTCCGCCGCCTCGTCACCCTCGACTTATTCTCATCGAGCAGCTTGAACGCTTCAACGGGCATTCGGAGGGACGAGGTAAAGCTCTCATTACGGAAACTTTACCAAGTTTCGGCCTGTGGTAATTTCATCAAAGTAGAGATGAAATCGATGTTCTCGGAGCTGGTTTTCAACATCGTTATGAGGTTGGTCGCGGGCAAACGTTACTACGGTGGCGGGGATGAAGCGAGCGGGATTGAAGAAGCGAAGGAGTTTCGAGAGTTGATCGAAGAGCTTTGCGAATTGGCGGTTTCATCGTACCCGGGAGATTTCTTGCCTGTTTTACAGTGGATTGATTATAATGGACACATCAAGAGATTAAAGAAAGCTGGCCGTAAAGCAGACAAGTTCCTTCAAGGTTTGGTCGATGAACATCGAAGTAACAAAGATGCTTTCAAAAAGAAGAACACAATGCTCTGTCATTTGCTCACTTTGCAAGAATCCGAACCTGAATATTACACCGATGAAACCATCAAAGCTCTCATACTG GTAATGTTAAATGCAGGAACTGATACAACAGCTGTAACACTCGAATGGGCAATGTCGAATTTATTAAATCATCATGAGATTTTACAAAAAGCTAGAAATGAATTAGACACTCAAGTCGGCCAAGAGCATCTAATTGAAGAAATTGATTTGCCCAAACTACAATACTTAAAAAACATAATTTCAGAAACCTTAAGGTTGTATCCAGCAACTCCACTTCTAGTCCCTCATTTTTCATCTAACCATTGCACTTTAGGTGGTTACGACATTAGTCCCAACACTATCGTATTCGTCAATGCATGGGCCATTCAAAGGGACTCCAGTTTATGGGAAGACTCGACAAGTTTTAAGCCTGAGAAATTCGAAAGTGATGATAAAGAAGGGGATGCTTTCCCAAAGCTATTGCCATTCGGGATGGGGAGAAGGGCTTGTCCGGGAATGGGATTGGCGAACCGTGTGTTAGGGTTGGTGTTAGGGTCATTGATTCAATGCTTTGAATGGAAAAGAGTGAGTGAGAAACGAATTGATATGAATGAAGGGAAAGGGCTCACTATGCCTGAAGTTGAACCATTAGAAGCTATGTGCAAACCACGCTCTATTACTAGTAAGGTATTTTga
- the LOC107931680 gene encoding probable receptor-like protein kinase At2g23200 translates to MENLIIIFLIFLPFSSAYTLPNEHFINCGSDNNFTGNDGRNFVGDRYAGVSFFKGKTGTKRGTTSTVSQLYWTVRIYSQPSFYEFIIKTSGTYFVRLHFFVPSSSDNLYNAKFTVLASGFELLSNFSVKNSPVGSPVIKEFLVDINEGRFKINFIPSQGSNIAFVNAIEVFLTPESFVPDTAPLAGRRRGSFDGLRSRVLHTVYRINVGGATITTDEDTLWRNWIPDDQFLSDPKSAKNSSFFNGEPAYTSGRADEYTAPSLVYKTAKQLNVEDNTSRQFFNITWSFNVSKSSRHFVRFHFCDIVSPSIDSVMFDLYIYDKFDKVVYPYNETGQLEVPFYFDFVVDSDKSGVMNVSVGPRNDSEDQRAFLNGIEIMEFMKESSFVVRQERSKKRTNLVPIVGSVVGTVVFVVVFIVAMVMFSKFRKRKPLSEKTSNMSPLDLALRISYYEIEQATKNFDSGLLIGEGGFGRVYEGLFRGKKVAVKRSEPGHGQGLLEFQTEIVVLSRIRHRHLVSLIGYCDERSEMILVYEFMEKGTLRDHLYNQSSDVEKPYIARSDLSWKQRLEICIGAAKGLNYLHTGSDGGIIHRDVKSTNILLDEQLVAKVADFGVSKFNLPDEEHSVDVKGTFGYLDPEYFLSLQLTNKSDVYSFGVVLLEVLCARPAVMASNRREEVNLAEWGMLWLRKGQLEKIIDPMLVDTINPNSLRKFVETTEKCLRPSGNERPMMRDVLWDLEYALQLQLIPMNNGTFEDSTTNVSLEFSMTPVLHRLPSNSFPAVEEEGAALLSVDASDVFSLLSVGEAR, encoded by the coding sequence ATGGAAAACCTTataattattttccttatttttctgcCATTCTCATCAGCTTATACACTTCCTAACGAGCACTTCATCAACTGTGGGTCAGATAACAACTTCACCGGAAACGACGGTCGGAACTTCGTCGGTGACCGCTACGCCGGCGTTTCTTTCTTTAAAGGAAAAACCGGCACTAAGCGAGGAACCACCTCCACCGTATCCCAACTTTATTGGACGGTGAGAATCTATTCACAGCCATCGTTTTACGAGTTCATAATCAAAACAAGCGGCACTTACTTTGTACGTCTCCATTTCTTTGTTCCTTCATCTTCTGATAATCTGTACAACGCTAAGTTCACCGTTTTAGCTTCAGGGTTCGAGCTTTTATCGAATTTCTCCGTCAAAAATAGCCCTGTCGGTTCGCCGGTCATCAAGGAATTTTTAGTCGATATTAATGAAGGAAGATTCAAAATCAACTTCATACCTTCTCAAGGTTCAAACATAGCTTTTGTAAACGCCATTGAAGTGTTTCTAACACCGGAAAGCTTCGTCCCCGACACCGCTCCCCTCGCCGGACGTCGTCGAGGCTCGTTCGACGGTTTACGGTCTCGGGTTTTACATACAGTCTATAGGATCAATGTCGGAGGGGCTACTATTACAACAGATGAAGATACACTGTGGAGGAACTGGATACCTGATGATCAGTTCTTGTCTGATCCGAAAAGTGCTAAGAACAGTTCGTTTTTCAATGGTGAACCTGCATACACATCTGGTCGTGCCGATGAATACACTGCCCCAAGCCTTGTTTATAAGACTGCAAAGCAATTGAATGTAGAAGATAACACTAGCAGGcaatttttcaatataacatggAGTTTCAATGTGAGTAAAAGTTCAAGACACTTTGTTAGGTTCCATTTCTGTGACATTGTTAGTCCATCAATTGATTCTGTCATGTTTGATCTTTACATTTACGATAAGTTTGACAAGGTGGTTTATCCGTATAACGAAACCGGACAGTTAGAGGTTCCGTTTTACTTCGATTTCGTGGTGGATTCGGACAAATCCGGGGTCATGAACGTAAGTGTCGGCCCTCGGAATGATTCCGAGGATCAAAGGGCGTTTTTGAATGGGATTGAAATAATGGAGTTCATGAAGGAATCCAGCTTTGTTGTGCGCCAAGAGAGGTctaaaaaaaggactaatttagTTCCTATAGTTGGCTCTGTTGTTGGGACTGTtgtatttgttgttgtttttatagTGGCAATGGTTATGTTCTCGAAATTCAGGAAAAGAAAGCCTTTGTCTGAAAAAACATCCAACATGTCTCCTTTGGATCTTGCTCTTAGAATATCTTATTACGAAATCGAGCAAGCAACGAAGAATTTCGATTCTGGTTTATTGATCGGAGAAGGTGGATTTGGGAGAGTGTACGAAGGTTTGTTTCGTGGTAAGAAAGTGGCTGTTAAAAGGAGCGAACCAGGGCATGGCCAAGGCCTATTGGAATTCCAGACAGAGATTGTTGTCTTGTCCCGAATCCGGCATCGGCATCTCGTTTCTTTGATTGGTTACTGCGACGAAAGATCGGAAATGATATTGGTTTATGAGTTTATGGAGAAGGGTACTCTTAGAGATCATCTATATAATCAAAGTTCCGATGTTGAGAAACCGTATATTGCTCGGTCCGACTTGTCTTGGAAGCAAAGGCTTGAAATCTGTATTGGTgcagcaaaagggcttaattattTACACACTGGTTCAGATGGTGGAATCATTCACCGCGATGTTAAGTCCACGAACATCCTACTCGATGAACAGTTAGTAGCCAAAGTTGCCGATTTTGGGGTCTCGAAATTTAACCTTCCGGACGAAGAACATAGTGTTGATGTCAAAGGAACGTTTGGTTATCTCGACCCCGAATACTTCTTATCGCTGCAATTGACGAATAAATCCGACGTGTACTCTTTCGGGGTCGTACTTCTCGAAGTACTTTGTGCGAGGCCAGCGGTTATGGCATCGAATAGGAGGGAAGAAGTGAACTTAGCTGAATGGGGAATGCTTTGGTTGAGGAAAGGTCAACTCGAGAAGATTATCGATCCGATGCTAGTTGATACAATCAACCCCAACTCGTTAAGGAAGTTCGTCGAGACAACCGAGAAGTGTTTAAGACCGTCCGGTAACGAAAGACCGATGATGCGAGACGTGTTGTGGGATTTAGAATACGCATTGCAGCTTCAGTTAATTCCGATGAACAATGGAACATTCGAAGACAGTACGACTAATGTTTCCTTAGAATTCTCAATGACGCCTGTCCTCCATCGGTTACCTTCAAATAGCTTCCCGGCCGTTGAGGAAGAAGGTGCGGCCTTACTATCCGTTGATGCTTCCGATGTATTCTCATTATTGAGTGTTGGTGAGGCTAGATAG